A part of Numida meleagris isolate 19003 breed g44 Domestic line chromosome 27, NumMel1.0, whole genome shotgun sequence genomic DNA contains:
- the USE1 gene encoding vesicle transport protein USE1 produces the protein MAATRLELNLVRLLSRCEALAAERRDPEEWRLEKYVAALEDMLRELKKQSSKPAPELLNEYTRKVDFLKGLLEAEKLSSSTEKALANQFLAPGRTPTTVKERTPATKTVHLQTKARCTGKMRSELLGTDPLASSDSEELNIRKRKGLASDEKQSAVELDAVLQHHQDMQEKLAEEMLSLARSLKNNTLAAQNVIKQDNQTLSHSLRMADQNFEKLKDESDRLEQHAKKSVNWLLWIMLIVVCFIFIGMILFIRIFPKLK, from the exons ATGGCGGCGACGCGGCTGGAGCTGAATCTGGTGCGGCTGCTGAGCCGGTGCGAGGCGCTGGCGGCGGAGCGGCGGGATCCCGAGGAGTGGCGACTGGAGAAG TACGTGGCCGCCCTTGAAGACATGCTCCGGGAGCTGAAGAAGCAGTCCAG CAAGCCTGCCCCAGAACTGCTCAATGAATACACACGTAAAGTAGACTTTCTAAAGGGACTTCTAGAAGCTGAAAAATTG TCATCATCAACTGAAAAGGCGCTGGCAAATCAGTTCTTGGCCCCTGGACGTACTCCTACAACAGTCAAGGAGAGAACCCCAGCTACCAAAACGGTTCATCTGCAGACAAAGGCTCGTTGCACAGGCAAGATGAGGAGTGAGCTGCTTGGTACA GATCCCTTGGCTAGCAGTG attctgAGGAGCTGAACATAAGGAAGCGGAA AGGCCTTGCATCTGATGAGAAGCAATCAGCTGTCGAGCTGGATGCTGTGCTACAGCACCATCAAGACATGCAGGAGAAGTtagcagaagaaatgctgagtTTGGCTCGCAGTCTCAAAAATAACACTCTGGCTGCACAGAATGTGATAAAACAAGATAACCAG ACGCTGTCACACTCTCTGCGGATGGCAGACCAGAACTTCGAGAAGCTGAAGGACGAATCTGACCGCCTTGAGCAGCATGCAAAGAAATCCGTCAACTGGCTGTTGTGGATCATGTTAATTGTCGTTTGTTTTATATTCATTGGCATGATTCTCTTCATCAGAATTTTCCCCAaactaaaatga